A region from the Inhella inkyongensis genome encodes:
- the ispF gene encoding 2-C-methyl-D-erythritol 2,4-cyclodiphosphate synthase, producing the protein MKLTNLRIGEGWDVHQLVEGRPLILGGITVPHTHGLLGHSDADALAHAITDALLGAAGLGDIGRHFPDTAAEFKGADSMLLLAEAARRVREQGWQIVNIDSTIVAQAPKLAPHIDAMRLRLSQVLALESASINVKAKTAEKLGPVGEKKAIEARAVCLLIAVD; encoded by the coding sequence ATGAAGTTGACGAATTTGCGCATCGGAGAGGGCTGGGATGTGCACCAACTGGTCGAGGGCCGGCCGTTGATCCTGGGCGGCATCACCGTGCCGCACACGCACGGCTTGCTGGGGCATTCGGACGCCGACGCCCTGGCCCATGCCATCACCGACGCGCTCTTGGGTGCCGCCGGCCTGGGCGATATCGGCCGCCACTTCCCCGACACGGCGGCCGAGTTCAAGGGCGCCGACTCCATGCTGCTGCTGGCCGAGGCCGCACGCCGCGTGCGCGAGCAGGGCTGGCAGATCGTCAACATCGACAGCACCATCGTGGCCCAGGCGCCCAAGCTCGCGCCGCACATCGACGCCATGCGCCTGCGCCTCTCTCAAGTGCTGGCCCTGGAGAGTGCTTCGATTAATGTGAAGGCCAAAACGGCCGAAAAGCTGGGGCCGGTGGGCGAGAAGAAGGCCATCGAGGCCCGGGCGGTGTGCCTGCTGATCGCCGTCGACTGA
- the rng gene encoding ribonuclease G: protein MMEDILINWSPQETRVAVVENGAVQELHIERTLERGLVGNIYLGKVARVLPGMQSAFIDIGLERAAFLHVADLHSAAPRSDTPTPIERLLFEGQTLTVQVIKDPIGTKGARLSSQISIAGRMLVHLPGDEHIGISQKIGSPETREALRERMQALVGTRESGGGGGFILRTNAEEASDEELAADIAYLRKTWAAIRQRAITLPSGSLLHEDLTLVQRVLRDLCSERTAKVRIDSALQFQTLQAFGQQYMPSSVSKLEHYAGERPIFDLVNVDAEIERALARRVDLKSGGYLVFDQTEAMTTIDVNTGAYVGAKNFDETIFKTNLEAAGAIARQLRLRNLGGIVIIDFIDMARDEHRQAVMAELRKYLARDKTRVALGGFTQLGLLELTRKRTRESLARMLCEPCPTCQGRGQVKTARTVCYDILREILREARQFSAKEFRVVAAADVVEMLLDEESAHLAGLSDFIGRPISLTAEPGNQTEHYDIVLL from the coding sequence GTGATGGAAGACATCCTGATCAATTGGTCTCCGCAGGAGACCCGAGTGGCCGTGGTCGAGAACGGCGCGGTGCAGGAACTGCACATCGAGCGCACGCTGGAGCGCGGCCTGGTGGGCAATATCTACCTGGGCAAGGTGGCGCGGGTGCTGCCGGGCATGCAGTCGGCCTTCATCGACATCGGCCTGGAGCGTGCCGCCTTTTTGCATGTGGCCGATCTGCACAGCGCCGCACCGCGTAGCGACACGCCCACGCCCATCGAGCGTTTGCTGTTTGAGGGCCAGACCCTGACCGTGCAGGTCATCAAGGACCCCATTGGGACCAAGGGCGCCCGCCTGTCCAGCCAGATCTCGATTGCCGGGCGCATGCTGGTGCATCTGCCCGGCGACGAGCACATCGGCATCAGCCAGAAGATCGGCTCGCCCGAGACCCGCGAAGCTCTGCGCGAGCGCATGCAGGCCCTGGTGGGCACGCGCGAGAGTGGCGGGGGCGGCGGCTTCATCCTGCGCACCAATGCCGAAGAGGCCAGCGACGAGGAGCTGGCGGCCGACATCGCCTATCTGCGCAAGACCTGGGCCGCCATTCGCCAGCGCGCCATCACCTTGCCGTCGGGCAGCCTGCTGCACGAGGACCTGACCCTGGTACAGCGCGTGCTGCGCGATCTGTGCAGCGAGCGCACCGCCAAGGTGCGCATCGACAGCGCGCTGCAGTTCCAAACCCTGCAGGCCTTCGGACAGCAATACATGCCCAGCTCGGTGTCCAAGCTGGAGCATTACGCCGGTGAGCGACCGATCTTTGACCTTGTGAATGTGGACGCCGAGATCGAGCGCGCGCTGGCGCGCCGGGTCGATTTGAAGAGCGGCGGCTATCTGGTGTTCGACCAGACCGAGGCCATGACGACCATCGACGTCAACACCGGGGCCTATGTCGGGGCGAAGAACTTCGACGAAACCATCTTCAAGACCAATCTGGAAGCCGCAGGCGCCATCGCCCGGCAGCTGCGCCTGCGCAATCTGGGCGGCATCGTCATCATCGACTTCATTGACATGGCGCGTGACGAGCACCGCCAGGCCGTGATGGCTGAGCTGCGCAAATACCTGGCACGCGACAAGACACGGGTGGCCCTGGGCGGCTTTACCCAGTTGGGTCTTTTGGAGTTGACGCGCAAGCGCACCCGGGAGTCGCTGGCGCGCATGCTGTGCGAACCCTGCCCGACCTGCCAGGGACGCGGCCAGGTCAAGACGGCGCGCACGGTCTGCTACGACATCCTGCGCGAGATCCTGCGCGAGGCGCGCCAGTTCAGCGCGAAGGAGTTCCGCGTGGTGGCCGCGGCAGATGTGGTGGAGATGCTGCTGGACGAGGAGTCCGCCCACCTCGCCGGGCTGTCGGACTTCATAGGCCGGCCCATTTCCCTGACCGCCGAGCCGGGCAACCAGACCGAGCACTACGACATCGTGCTGCTATGA
- the ispD gene encoding 2-C-methyl-D-erythritol 4-phosphate cytidylyltransferase: protein MSATRFFALVPAAGVGSRSGHAIPKQYVALAGLSLISHTLAALQAVPELDQTLVVLAPEDDRFEAAVPGFSGWTARCGGASRAESVAAGLQALRERGAAPNDWVLVHDAARCLLRPEWVSRLIAECRDDAVGGLLALPLADTLKRAEGMQVQQTVDRRAMWAAQTPQMFRLGLLAQALSQPGEAITDEASAIEALGLSPRLVAAPLENFKLTLPADFELAERLLRTRP, encoded by the coding sequence ATGAGCGCGACGCGCTTCTTTGCCTTGGTGCCGGCTGCTGGGGTGGGCAGTCGCTCCGGCCATGCCATCCCCAAGCAGTATGTGGCGCTGGCAGGCCTCAGCCTGATCAGTCACACACTGGCCGCGCTGCAAGCCGTGCCCGAGCTGGACCAGACCCTGGTGGTGCTGGCGCCCGAGGACGATCGCTTTGAGGCCGCCGTGCCGGGCTTTTCGGGCTGGACTGCGCGCTGCGGCGGCGCCAGCCGGGCCGAGTCGGTGGCAGCCGGTCTGCAGGCCCTGCGCGAGCGCGGGGCGGCGCCAAACGACTGGGTGCTGGTGCACGACGCCGCCCGCTGCCTGCTGCGCCCCGAGTGGGTCAGTCGCCTGATCGCCGAGTGCCGCGACGACGCCGTGGGCGGATTGCTGGCCCTGCCGCTGGCCGACACGCTCAAGCGCGCCGAAGGGATGCAGGTGCAGCAGACCGTGGACCGCCGCGCCATGTGGGCCGCGCAGACGCCTCAGATGTTCCGCCTCGGGCTCTTGGCGCAAGCACTGAGCCAGCCCGGTGAGGCGATCACCGACGAGGCCAGCGCCATCGAGGCCCTGGGCCTCTCGCCCCGCCTGGTGGCCGCGCCGTTGGAAAACTTCAAACTGACCCTGCCGGCCGACTTCGAGCTGGCCGAACGATTGCTGAGGACAAGACCATGA